A window of the Syntrophus gentianae genome harbors these coding sequences:
- a CDS encoding (Fe-S)-binding protein, whose amino-acid sequence MGNSKPVELFLDSLKKHIGAEELLAMDACLDCQNCGSGCAWYLATGDATLHPKYKKDFIRKVYYSHIHPIGRMATSLGLRSPLTEETLRQYMPYFWKCTSCGRCTLSCPLGLSNRSVVRLARTAFCDSGLIKENPVLNEVVEGSRHFRHSFSIPKEKIMLRYGLFLSHEKTLVPIDTPDVDYLFAPSAVENAKFPDFAIKIPQILNAAGVSYTFSSRLTDTGTDAEHLVVDRNLSREMLEEVEQEAQRLSARRVLVSECGCDVRTFYIEAETILGRPFKFPVQSIDSLMLELIQSGALPVEKVPGPVTFHDPCKVVRLSGMSQLERELLNRVAADIIEMSPKGEYNYCCNGGTGPLRLPENSKLRREISQIKANQISATTAEKVVTPCAVCMLTLEDICQTYKLSTPDQRMSFMTYELVHEAMQRALERTGQSYRTQMPAVFRQQTSEFIFNHSMAGLFEKISASSDMPALFQWLADDPVTSRYFKDHPDMKAYSDFKTYLFLKLQPGFNIHPDAYEVLELSREMFSQYETLLIAV is encoded by the coding sequence ATGGGGAATTCCAAACCGGTTGAATTATTTCTTGACTCGTTGAAAAAGCACATCGGCGCCGAGGAACTGCTGGCGATGGATGCCTGTCTTGACTGCCAAAACTGCGGCAGCGGCTGCGCCTGGTATCTGGCTACCGGTGACGCCACCCTCCACCCAAAATATAAGAAAGACTTCATTCGCAAGGTTTATTATTCCCACATTCACCCCATTGGGCGAATGGCCACATCCCTGGGACTGCGCTCTCCCCTGACCGAAGAGACCCTGCGCCAATACATGCCCTATTTCTGGAAGTGCACGTCCTGTGGACGCTGTACGCTATCCTGCCCTCTTGGGCTCTCCAATCGAAGTGTTGTGCGTCTGGCACGCACCGCCTTTTGCGATTCGGGACTGATCAAGGAAAATCCGGTTTTAAACGAAGTGGTTGAAGGCAGCCGTCATTTCCGCCATTCTTTTTCCATCCCCAAAGAGAAAATCATGCTCAGGTATGGTCTCTTTCTGTCGCACGAAAAGACCCTGGTTCCCATAGACACGCCCGATGTTGATTATCTCTTTGCTCCCTCGGCTGTGGAAAATGCAAAATTTCCTGATTTTGCCATCAAAATTCCCCAGATTCTCAATGCCGCAGGGGTAAGCTATACCTTCTCCTCAAGACTGACGGATACAGGTACGGACGCGGAGCATCTCGTGGTGGACCGTAATCTTTCCAGGGAGATGCTGGAAGAGGTCGAGCAGGAAGCGCAGCGGCTCTCGGCTCGCCGGGTCCTGGTTTCCGAATGCGGCTGTGATGTCCGGACGTTCTATATCGAGGCGGAAACCATTCTGGGACGTCCCTTCAAGTTTCCCGTACAGAGCATCGATTCCCTGATGCTTGAGCTGATCCAATCCGGCGCGTTGCCGGTTGAGAAAGTGCCGGGTCCCGTTACATTCCATGATCCCTGCAAGGTCGTCCGACTTTCGGGTATGAGTCAGCTCGAACGGGAACTGCTGAACCGGGTGGCTGCGGACATCATCGAGATGTCCCCCAAAGGGGAATACAATTATTGCTGCAACGGCGGAACAGGCCCGCTCCGTTTACCTGAAAACTCGAAGCTGCGGCGGGAGATCTCCCAGATCAAGGCAAACCAGATATCGGCCACCACGGCCGAAAAAGTGGTAACTCCTTGCGCCGTATGCATGCTGACGCTGGAAGACATCTGCCAGACTTACAAGCTGTCAACGCCGGATCAGCGGATGTCTTTTATGACCTACGAGCTGGTTCATGAAGCGATGCAACGAGCCCTTGAGCGCACCGGCCAATCTTATCGGACTCAGATGCCCGCCGTCTTTCGGCAGCAAACGTCCGAATTTATCTTTAATCACAGCATGGCCGGTTTGTTCGAGAAGATTTCCGCAAGCTCGGATATGCCAGCACTGTTTCAGTGGCTGGCCGATGATCCGGTAACATCTCGTTATTTCAAGGACCATCCTGACATGAAAGCCTATTCCGACTTCAAGACGTATCTTTTTCTCAAGCTTCAGCCGGGGTTCAATATCCATCCCGATGCTTACGAAGTCCTGGAGCTTTCGCGGGAAATGTTCAGCCAATACGAAACCCTTTTGATTGCTGTGTAG
- the recC gene encoding exodeoxyribonuclease V subunit gamma: MPGLNLFVSNRMEILAEKLADVLENTLASPLAEELIIVQSRGMERWVSMQLAAFHGICANVRFPFPRNCIAELFQSILPEEQATHYFDPEATAWRIFSLLPSCSPHPGFEPLGAYLSDDPQGLKRYQLSRKIAQLYDSYLIFRPEMVLDWEGGISREKEEFWQAELWRRFKGKNRILHSAALRSAFYEALRKKSPDFPHLPERLSLFGISYLPPFYLEIFLAVSSFLEVNLFLLNPSREFWFDIRSSREISREMMRVKNTADRVIGEAESTDHPLYLEEGNSLLASLGTLGREFWSFLSESSGREEELYAEPGEDSLLAAIQSDILNLRERGGEGEPAVRTEIKAADASLSFHACHSPLREVEVLYDALLDLLEADPSLMPSDICVMAPDIEPYAPFISAVFDSEAGSIPHSIADRAPLVGSPILQGLLAIMDLPQGRFTAGEVLSLLEINAVRRKFGLTEKDFERISSWVTECGIRWGIDGRSRSQEGLPEISENSWRWGLERLLLGYALPAREKELFSGILPCEPGEGSDVQLLGILATFADRLFATADSLTSDRSLGEWGELLVEIVDRFFSVDENFEPDVSALRQICQDLKILDGRTGFIDRISLAVVRSFLDERLRGSGSDSGFLSQGITFCSLLPMRSIPFKVLCLLGMNNGDYPRRPQTPGFDLMARHPRRGDRSRRNDDRYLFLEALLSARETLYISYIGQSLVDNSRIPPSPVVSELLDYIRQGFAAQEGVPDPAGTLVTIHPLQAFDPACFTGESPRLFSFSEENCRAATALRNRTLEGPVRERESDRLLEDPERGGQATLRDLIAFFRHPSRFFLERRLGVTLTETGAEEDENEPFALKGLDRYGVEQRLMAHEIETGDLEELYPALTASGRLPHGRIGQCSLHGVSRNVRTFVRHYSDVLREKPIPSPDLNLEVAGLRISGQFEGLHPRGLVHYRYSRIKAKDHLKLWIMHLLLQAASGSDGSWPESLLLGKDEYGKDGSWTLVPVEDAHARLETLLNLYREGLRRPLPFFPEASWAYAARKTRNGGTSVRVEDAAFEAARMVWAGNDFLPGEGTDGYNRLLYRDSNPLNREFQDFSLAVFEPLLNAQRKNK, translated from the coding sequence ATGCCCGGATTGAATCTCTTTGTAAGCAACCGCATGGAAATCCTTGCGGAGAAACTGGCTGATGTTCTGGAGAACACCCTTGCCTCACCGCTTGCAGAGGAGCTCATCATCGTGCAGAGCAGGGGAATGGAACGGTGGGTCTCCATGCAACTGGCCGCTTTCCATGGGATCTGCGCCAATGTCCGCTTTCCCTTTCCCCGGAACTGTATTGCAGAACTGTTTCAAAGCATTCTGCCGGAGGAGCAGGCAACGCACTATTTTGATCCGGAGGCGACCGCCTGGCGGATTTTTTCTCTGCTGCCTTCCTGTTCGCCCCATCCGGGCTTTGAACCCCTGGGGGCCTACCTGAGCGACGATCCTCAAGGATTGAAGCGTTATCAACTGTCACGGAAGATCGCCCAACTCTACGATTCGTACCTGATTTTCCGTCCGGAGATGGTCCTGGACTGGGAGGGGGGAATTTCCAGGGAAAAGGAGGAATTCTGGCAGGCTGAACTGTGGCGAAGATTCAAGGGGAAGAACAGGATTCTCCATTCCGCGGCGCTCCGTTCGGCCTTTTATGAGGCCCTTCGAAAAAAGAGCCCGGATTTTCCCCATTTGCCGGAACGCCTCTCCCTCTTCGGCATTTCCTATCTTCCGCCCTTTTATCTGGAGATATTCCTGGCTGTCTCGTCTTTCCTGGAGGTCAACCTCTTTCTTTTAAATCCTTCCCGGGAGTTCTGGTTCGACATCCGTTCTTCCCGGGAGATCAGCCGGGAGATGATGCGGGTGAAAAACACTGCCGACCGGGTCATCGGCGAGGCCGAATCAACCGATCATCCCCTTTATCTGGAAGAGGGGAACAGCCTGCTGGCCTCCCTGGGCACGCTGGGGCGGGAGTTCTGGTCCTTCCTGAGCGAGTCTTCGGGCCGGGAGGAGGAACTCTATGCCGAACCGGGAGAGGATTCGCTCCTCGCTGCGATCCAGTCCGACATCCTGAATCTGCGGGAGCGGGGAGGGGAGGGCGAACCTGCCGTCCGTACCGAAATAAAAGCTGCGGATGCCTCTCTTTCTTTTCATGCCTGCCACAGCCCTCTGCGTGAAGTGGAAGTGCTCTATGATGCGCTACTGGACCTTCTGGAAGCCGATCCGTCCCTGATGCCTTCCGACATCTGCGTCATGGCCCCGGACATCGAGCCCTACGCCCCCTTTATTTCGGCCGTTTTCGATTCGGAGGCAGGAAGCATCCCCCATTCTATCGCCGACCGCGCTCCACTTGTCGGAAGTCCGATTCTACAGGGTTTGCTGGCGATTATGGATCTTCCCCAGGGACGCTTTACCGCCGGCGAGGTGCTTTCTCTTCTCGAAATTAACGCTGTTCGAAGAAAGTTCGGGCTGACCGAAAAGGATTTTGAACGTATTTCCTCCTGGGTGACCGAGTGCGGCATCCGCTGGGGAATTGACGGACGGAGCCGCTCGCAGGAGGGGTTGCCGGAAATTTCGGAGAATTCATGGCGTTGGGGGTTGGAGCGCCTCCTGCTCGGATATGCCCTGCCTGCGAGAGAGAAGGAACTCTTTTCCGGCATTCTGCCCTGTGAACCCGGTGAAGGGAGTGATGTCCAGCTTCTCGGTATTCTGGCGACCTTTGCAGACCGGCTTTTTGCGACGGCGGACAGTCTGACTTCGGACAGGTCGCTTGGGGAATGGGGCGAGCTTCTCGTTGAGATCGTGGATCGGTTTTTTTCGGTGGATGAGAATTTTGAGCCCGATGTTTCCGCTCTTCGCCAAATTTGCCAAGATCTGAAGATTCTTGACGGAAGAACGGGCTTTATCGACAGAATCAGTCTTGCCGTGGTGCGTTCCTTTCTCGATGAACGACTGCGAGGGTCAGGATCCGATTCCGGGTTTCTCAGTCAGGGAATCACCTTCTGCTCCCTTCTTCCCATGAGAAGCATCCCTTTCAAGGTCCTCTGTCTTCTGGGGATGAACAACGGAGACTATCCGAGAAGGCCCCAGACCCCCGGGTTCGATTTGATGGCCCGGCATCCCCGGCGGGGCGACCGCTCCCGGAGAAATGACGATCGGTATCTCTTTCTCGAAGCCCTGCTTTCCGCCCGGGAAACGCTCTATATCAGCTATATCGGACAGAGTCTCGTGGACAACAGCAGAATCCCGCCCTCTCCGGTGGTCAGTGAACTTCTGGACTATATCCGGCAGGGATTTGCTGCTCAGGAAGGCGTCCCTGATCCTGCCGGAACTCTTGTGACCATTCATCCCCTTCAGGCCTTCGATCCTGCCTGTTTCACAGGGGAATCCCCCCGCTTGTTCAGCTTTTCCGAAGAGAATTGCAGAGCAGCAACGGCTCTGCGAAACCGTACCCTGGAAGGTCCGGTCAGGGAAAGGGAATCCGATCGACTTCTGGAAGACCCGGAAAGGGGAGGGCAGGCGACCCTCCGGGATCTGATCGCCTTCTTCCGCCATCCCTCCAGGTTTTTTCTGGAACGGCGACTGGGGGTAACTCTGACGGAAACAGGCGCAGAGGAAGATGAAAACGAGCCCTTTGCTCTGAAGGGCCTTGACCGCTACGGCGTGGAACAGCGGCTGATGGCCCATGAAATCGAGACCGGGGATCTCGAAGAATTGTATCCCGCCCTGACCGCTTCAGGCCGTCTTCCTCACGGACGGATCGGACAGTGCAGCCTTCATGGCGTCAGCCGCAATGTCCGGACCTTTGTCCGCCATTATTCCGATGTCCTGCGCGAAAAACCCATCCCGTCTCCCGATCTGAATCTTGAAGTGGCCGGTTTACGAATTTCCGGGCAGTTCGAGGGGCTTCATCCGAGAGGCTTGGTTCACTACCGGTATTCGAGAATAAAGGCGAAGGATCACCTGAAGCTGTGGATCATGCATCTCCTGCTGCAGGCCGCCTCCGGTTCCGACGGGTCGTGGCCGGAGAGCCTGCTCCTGGGAAAGGACGAATATGGCAAGGACGGCTCATGGACTTTGGTCCCCGTCGAGGATGCCCATGCTCGACTGGAAACACTCCTGAATCTCTATCGGGAAGGTCTCCGCCGACCTCTGCCCTTCTTTCCGGAAGCCTCCTGGGCCTATGCGGCCAGAAAAACCCGAAACGGCGGCACTTCGGTGAGAGTAGAAGATGCGGCTTTTGAAGCCGCCCGAATGGTCTGGGCGGGCAACGATTTTCTGCCGGGAGAAGGGACCGATGGCTATAACCGTCTCCTTTATCGAGATTCGAATCCTCTAAACCGGGAATTTCAGGATTTTTCCCTTGCCGTTTTCGAGCCGCTGCTCAATGCACAGCGAAAGAACAAGTAA
- a CDS encoding heavy metal translocating P-type ATPase, with protein MSGSYERKDLKASRTFQVSGLDCINCAAKLEKAVRRIPGVASATVSFPLGRLSVDFEKDDIGDEPVIDKVRALGYDATADEKGGIENRASTFRIEGLDCVDCAARLEKGIGRIPGVEKAQVNFAAEKMIVSHSGPVSEILATIEKMGYSGAIDRPEKGKVAAPFWKTNPYALPTAISFIMLALGLLSARMEAPDGISTAFFAAGIVLGGFLPARNGISVLINARELDMNILMAIAVIGAAAIRQFEEAASVVFLFSLGNALQGYTLDKTRNSIRALMGLSPAEALVRRHGVEMTLPVEEIRIGDLIVVRPGGRIAMDGNVVAGSSSVNQASITGESLPVEKRIGDEVFAGTINERGFLEVQVSRSAKENTLSRIIEMVEEAQGQRAPSQQFIDRFARYYTPAVIAGAFLVATLPTLIFGQPFSKWFYEAMAMLLVACPCALVISTPVSIVSAIGSAARKGVLIKGGVYLEEAGALSVIAFDKTGTLTVGKPKVTDVLPVMDISEEDLLVIAAAIESRSEHPLGEAILRGAQEKGLKIPPISDFDSLPGKGALGKIEGQSYSIGNARFFLERGWNLGKMEETISALQNEGKTVMILGGAEKVLGLIAVADVLRKESRQALAELRKIGIKKMVMLTGDNDSTARAIAAQVGVDEFRADLLPADKMAAMNELLTRYHKVAMVGDGVNDAPAMAISTVGIAMGTAGTDAALETADIALMADDLTKLSYTVDLSRRTLRIIKENIFAALVIKGLILLLVIPGWLTLWLAVVGDMGSSLLVTMNGMRLLRSGRRG; from the coding sequence ATGAGTGGAAGTTACGAGAGAAAGGATTTAAAGGCTTCCCGGACCTTTCAGGTTTCGGGGTTGGACTGCATAAATTGCGCCGCCAAACTGGAAAAGGCGGTCAGGAGAATTCCCGGTGTCGCGTCCGCCACGGTCTCTTTTCCCTTGGGCAGGCTCAGCGTTGATTTTGAGAAGGATGACATTGGGGATGAGCCGGTCATCGATAAAGTGAGGGCGTTGGGGTACGACGCCACGGCGGACGAAAAAGGCGGCATTGAAAACAGGGCATCGACCTTTCGCATCGAGGGACTCGATTGTGTGGATTGCGCCGCGAGATTGGAAAAGGGGATCGGCAGAATCCCCGGTGTGGAAAAGGCGCAGGTGAATTTTGCCGCTGAAAAAATGATCGTTTCTCATTCCGGGCCTGTTTCCGAAATCCTGGCCACCATCGAGAAGATGGGATATTCGGGCGCCATTGACAGGCCGGAAAAGGGGAAAGTGGCGGCACCCTTTTGGAAGACCAATCCCTATGCCCTGCCGACGGCTATTTCTTTTATCATGCTGGCATTGGGGCTCCTCTCGGCAAGAATGGAGGCGCCGGACGGAATCTCTACGGCCTTCTTTGCCGCCGGGATCGTCCTGGGTGGATTTCTCCCGGCGCGAAACGGCATCTCCGTGCTCATCAATGCCCGTGAACTGGATATGAACATCCTGATGGCCATCGCCGTCATCGGTGCTGCGGCAATCCGCCAGTTTGAGGAAGCGGCGTCGGTCGTCTTCCTCTTTTCCCTGGGGAATGCCCTGCAGGGATATACTCTGGACAAGACTCGAAACTCCATCCGTGCCTTAATGGGCCTATCCCCTGCAGAGGCGCTGGTCAGACGTCATGGTGTGGAAATGACCCTCCCCGTGGAGGAAATCCGGATCGGGGATTTGATCGTTGTCCGCCCTGGAGGACGAATCGCCATGGATGGGAACGTGGTGGCGGGATCCTCCTCCGTAAACCAGGCATCCATCACCGGCGAGTCTCTGCCTGTGGAAAAAAGAATCGGCGATGAGGTCTTTGCCGGAACCATCAATGAACGCGGCTTTCTGGAAGTTCAGGTTTCCAGGTCGGCAAAGGAAAATACCCTGTCGCGGATCATCGAGATGGTTGAGGAAGCTCAGGGACAGCGGGCTCCTTCCCAGCAGTTTATCGACCGTTTCGCCCGGTATTATACCCCTGCCGTCATTGCCGGCGCCTTTCTTGTCGCAACCCTGCCGACCCTGATTTTCGGGCAACCCTTTTCCAAATGGTTCTATGAGGCCATGGCGATGCTGCTGGTCGCCTGTCCCTGTGCACTGGTGATCTCAACGCCCGTCTCCATCGTCTCCGCCATCGGCAGCGCGGCAAGAAAGGGCGTGCTGATCAAGGGAGGCGTTTATCTTGAGGAGGCGGGGGCCCTGTCGGTCATCGCTTTCGACAAAACCGGCACCTTGACCGTCGGCAAGCCGAAAGTGACGGATGTCCTTCCGGTCATGGACATTTCCGAAGAAGATCTTCTTGTTATCGCAGCCGCCATTGAATCCCGCTCCGAACATCCTCTGGGAGAGGCGATTTTGCGGGGCGCCCAGGAAAAAGGCCTCAAGATTCCCCCAATTTCCGATTTCGATTCTCTTCCCGGGAAGGGCGCCCTGGGGAAGATTGAAGGTCAATCCTATTCCATCGGAAATGCCCGGTTTTTTCTGGAGAGAGGGTGGAACCTCGGGAAAATGGAAGAGACGATTTCCGCACTGCAGAATGAAGGAAAGACCGTCATGATCCTTGGCGGGGCGGAGAAAGTCCTGGGGCTGATCGCCGTGGCGGACGTTTTGCGAAAGGAAAGCCGCCAGGCGTTGGCGGAGCTTCGGAAGATCGGAATCAAAAAAATGGTCATGCTGACGGGAGACAATGACAGTACAGCCCGGGCCATTGCCGCCCAGGTGGGAGTGGATGAATTTCGAGCCGATCTGCTTCCCGCCGACAAGATGGCGGCCATGAATGAGCTTTTGACCCGATATCATAAAGTGGCCATGGTCGGGGACGGGGTGAACGACGCGCCTGCCATGGCCATCTCAACGGTGGGCATTGCCATGGGGACGGCCGGGACGGATGCCGCCCTGGAAACGGCAGACATCGCTCTGATGGCGGATGATCTGACAAAACTGTCCTATACGGTGGACTTGAGCCGCCGGACCCTCCGCATCATTAAAGAGAATATTTTCGCCGCCCTGGTCATCAAGGGGTTGATCCTCCTGCTGGTCATTCCCGGATGGCTGACACTCTGGCTGGCCGTGGTGGGCGACATGGGCAGTTCCCTCCTGGTGACCATGAACGGCATGAGACTGCTACGGAGCGGACGCCGGGGATAA
- a CDS encoding ammonium transporter — MVNTINAGDTAWMLVCCSLVLLMTPALGFFYGGMVRRKNVLSTLTLSYIFLSLIGLQWVVFGYSLAFGPDISGLIGGLNFVGFQGVDALPNGDYSKTIPHGLFAAFQMMFAVITPALITGAFVERIKFKSFLLFSLLWATLVYDPLCHWVWGQGGWLRALGVLDFAGGTVVHIAAGFSALAFAIVIGPRKGYGNGTMEPNNIPLTVLGAGLLWVGWFGFNAGSALAANGVAVNALLTTNTSAATAGLVWMLLSWLDGRPSTLGIVTGMVVGLAAVTPASGYITPLASICVGAVAAPLSYYAMRFRERRKLDESLDVWACHGMASTWGMVATGLFATVAVNGDGRNGLFFGNPEQIGVQLLAIVVTIVFSFGMTYLLAKILNGSIGLRVSPMAEEVGLDISSHGERSYS; from the coding sequence ATGGTCAATACGATCAATGCGGGCGACACGGCCTGGATGCTCGTTTGTTGTTCCCTGGTGCTGCTGATGACGCCGGCCCTTGGGTTTTTTTACGGAGGGATGGTCCGCAGGAAAAATGTTCTGTCTACACTGACTCTCAGTTACATCTTCCTTTCCCTGATCGGGTTGCAATGGGTTGTTTTCGGGTATTCCCTTGCCTTCGGTCCTGATATCAGCGGTTTAATCGGAGGGTTGAATTTTGTGGGATTTCAGGGGGTAGACGCCCTGCCGAACGGCGACTACTCTAAGACCATCCCGCATGGACTCTTTGCCGCCTTTCAGATGATGTTTGCCGTGATTACCCCGGCATTGATTACCGGCGCCTTCGTGGAAAGAATCAAGTTTAAAAGTTTTCTTCTGTTCAGTCTGCTGTGGGCCACTCTCGTGTATGATCCTCTCTGTCACTGGGTCTGGGGTCAGGGCGGCTGGTTGAGGGCGTTGGGCGTGCTGGACTTTGCCGGGGGAACGGTGGTTCATATTGCCGCGGGTTTCTCGGCTCTGGCCTTTGCCATCGTCATCGGACCCCGCAAGGGCTACGGCAACGGCACCATGGAACCCAACAACATCCCCTTGACGGTCTTGGGGGCCGGCCTGTTGTGGGTGGGCTGGTTCGGTTTCAACGCCGGCAGCGCCCTGGCTGCCAACGGCGTGGCAGTCAACGCCCTGCTGACAACCAATACGTCGGCCGCAACCGCCGGCCTCGTCTGGATGCTCCTTTCCTGGCTCGATGGACGGCCAAGCACCCTGGGAATCGTAACCGGGATGGTCGTCGGCCTTGCGGCGGTCACCCCGGCTTCGGGTTATATTACGCCCCTGGCATCCATCTGCGTAGGGGCCGTGGCCGCACCGCTGTCTTATTATGCCATGCGTTTCCGGGAACGGCGCAAACTGGATGAGTCCCTGGATGTATGGGCCTGTCACGGCATGGCCAGCACCTGGGGCATGGTCGCCACGGGGCTCTTCGCCACCGTCGCCGTGAACGGCGATGGCAGGAACGGCCTGTTTTTCGGAAATCCCGAACAGATCGGCGTTCAGCTTCTGGCTATTGTTGTGACCATCGTCTTTTCCTTCGGAATGACCTACCTGCTGGCGAAGATCCTGAATGGGAGCATCGGCCTGCGGGTATCCCCCATGGCGGAGGAAGTCGGTCTGGATATCAGTTCCCACGGGGAACGGTCCTATTCATAG
- a CDS encoding DUF2939 domain-containing protein — translation MKKIAGLILLVLIAVGLYAAAGPYIAMYSIKTGVEKSDPEKISRYVDFPVLRANLKEQLHSRILSGKALDSEDNPVARASKRLVSKMADGMVDALVTPDGLTKLVEGEQRKQSSKPDASSSSGEGKSRFLQNASFHYDSLSKFSVRTKDDKNREIRFILTRNGLSWKLSNIILPVSE, via the coding sequence ATGAAGAAAATTGCCGGTTTGATCCTATTGGTGTTGATTGCCGTCGGTCTTTATGCCGCCGCCGGCCCATACATTGCGATGTATTCGATAAAAACCGGGGTTGAGAAATCGGATCCCGAGAAGATTTCACGATACGTCGATTTTCCCGTGCTGCGCGCCAACCTCAAGGAGCAGCTCCATTCCCGTATTCTGAGCGGCAAAGCACTGGATTCGGAAGACAACCCCGTCGCTCGAGCCTCAAAAAGACTGGTGTCCAAAATGGCTGATGGCATGGTGGACGCTCTGGTAACCCCCGACGGTTTAACAAAACTCGTCGAAGGGGAACAGCGGAAACAAAGTTCGAAACCGGATGCATCGTCCTCATCAGGCGAAGGGAAAAGCAGATTTTTGCAGAATGCCTCTTTTCATTACGATAGTCTCAGCAAGTTCTCCGTAAGGACGAAAGACGACAAAAACCGGGAAATCCGGTTTATCCTGACGCGGAATGGTTTGTCATGGAAACTCAGCAATATCATCCTACCCGTGAGCGAATGA
- a CDS encoding P-II family nitrogen regulator, whose protein sequence is MLKKIEAIIREDKVNDVKDALYEIGIMGLNMFEVRGHGRQGGIKLVGRAGTYQINMLPKIQINIVLSDHNLEAAIEAILDSAHTGEPGDGLIFVYPVDEAIRVRTRERGQDAMVYPGDIDSRKDKAKV, encoded by the coding sequence ATGCTGAAAAAAATCGAAGCGATTATCCGTGAAGATAAAGTGAATGATGTCAAGGATGCCCTGTATGAAATCGGCATCATGGGATTGAACATGTTTGAAGTCCGGGGACATGGCCGCCAGGGCGGAATCAAACTGGTCGGCCGCGCCGGGACTTATCAGATCAATATGCTTCCCAAGATCCAGATCAACATCGTTTTAAGTGATCATAATCTGGAGGCGGCAATTGAAGCCATCCTCGATTCGGCGCATACGGGCGAACCGGGGGACGGCTTGATCTTTGTCTATCCCGTCGATGAGGCGATCCGCGTCCGGACCCGCGAACGGGGTCAGGACGCCATGGTCTACCCCGGCGACATCGATTCCAGAAAAGACAAGGCAAAGGTCTGA
- a CDS encoding radical SAM protein: MNRSLVKFSNVQMAEPRWGRFFGMTIRRAAPFPVFFFRRKLFGQKIPLLASFKLTYRCNLSCLACPFHRRAEEERAHMSWSMARASLDVLKHAGALIVVFEGGEPFLWRDGRHDLRDLIDYARRLFPRVAVTTNGTFPLDVPADVLWVSLDGLREVHNRLRSGSFDKVWANLRASRHRRLFVHFTINRENRRDIRPLLKQLQEIPAFRGMTVQLFYPYGQGEAPLALSERERRDVLEEVIEMKKQGLPILNSTGRLRAMIQNDWRCHDDILINVDPDGAITRGCYVKSRGRINCQECGFSPVSEASGALDLLLGSLKAGWSIFLK; this comes from the coding sequence ATGAATAGAAGTCTTGTCAAGTTCTCCAACGTCCAGATGGCAGAGCCGCGGTGGGGACGTTTCTTCGGGATGACCATCCGCCGCGCGGCTCCCTTTCCTGTTTTTTTTTTCCGGCGCAAACTCTTTGGCCAGAAAATTCCCCTTCTGGCGAGTTTCAAACTGACTTACCGCTGTAATCTTTCCTGCCTTGCCTGTCCCTTTCATCGCCGGGCCGAAGAAGAGCGCGCCCACATGAGCTGGTCCATGGCCAGGGCTTCCCTGGATGTCCTGAAGCATGCCGGCGCCCTGATTGTCGTTTTTGAAGGCGGGGAGCCGTTTCTGTGGCGGGATGGACGCCACGATCTCCGTGACTTGATCGATTACGCCAGGCGGCTCTTCCCCCGCGTTGCCGTAACCACCAACGGGACCTTTCCTTTGGATGTTCCGGCAGATGTCCTCTGGGTCAGTCTGGACGGCTTGAGGGAAGTCCACAACCGACTCCGCTCCGGTTCTTTCGACAAAGTCTGGGCGAATCTGCGTGCATCGCGGCATCGACGCCTTTTTGTCCACTTCACGATCAACCGTGAGAATCGGCGGGATATCCGGCCGCTCCTGAAACAACTTCAAGAAATACCGGCATTCCGTGGCATGACGGTTCAGCTCTTTTACCCCTATGGGCAGGGAGAGGCGCCCCTGGCCTTGTCCGAAAGGGAACGAAGGGACGTCCTGGAGGAGGTTATCGAAATGAAGAAGCAGGGTCTTCCAATCCTCAACTCCACCGGACGCCTGAGGGCCATGATACAAAACGACTGGCGCTGCCATGACGACATCCTCATCAATGTCGATCCCGACGGCGCCATTACCCGGGGCTGCTATGTCAAGAGCCGGGGCCGGATCAACTGTCAGGAGTGCGGTTTTTCCCCTGTCTCGGAGGCTTCAGGCGCCCTGGACCTTCTGCTCGGATCGTTGAAGGCGGGCTGGTCGATCTTTTTGAAGTGA
- a CDS encoding YkgJ family cysteine cluster protein: protein MESTVQIACQQCGTCCLANVNCYVTDEDLERWKREGRDDILHIIEHEHAMWVGDHLVSSLDGHYLHGCSFLTWEGTHYACSIYATRPSVCRDYQPGSSEICTQFNQNHHF from the coding sequence ATGGAATCGACAGTCCAAATCGCCTGCCAACAGTGCGGCACCTGCTGCCTGGCCAACGTGAACTGCTATGTGACGGACGAGGATCTCGAACGATGGAAAAGGGAGGGTCGGGATGACATCCTCCACATCATCGAGCATGAGCATGCCATGTGGGTGGGAGATCACCTGGTTTCGTCACTGGATGGACATTACCTTCACGGGTGTTCCTTTCTGACCTGGGAAGGCACTCACTATGCCTGCTCCATCTATGCGACAAGACCTTCGGTGTGCCGGGATTACCAGCCGGGATCATCGGAGATCTGCACGCAGTTTAACCAGAATCACCATTTTTGA